CACACTATCTATACACAAGCAACATGCTCCGCTACATTGAAGGTTATGTTCAGAAGGTATTATAGTTTGCATTTATAATTCAGTAgcctttttatttcttgaatactacCTACTTTCTCTTTTCCAGTGTTAACTGTCTGTCTTGCTTTGCTTTGCTTTATAGGTGAACCCAGGGAATGCTCCTTTAGTCGTTGGGCAGCTTTTAGATGATGAGTGTCCAGAAGATTTTATCAAAGGCTTGATTCTCTCTGTTCGTTCCTTACTGCCGGTGGAGCCCCTTGTGGAGGAGTGTGAGAAGAGGTGGTATCGGTTCTCTAATCTTACACTTTTTGAGCTCACCTTTCTAATTTTTCTCTGGTGTTAATTTGTCATGCAGGAATCGGCTTCGTTTGCTCACACAGTTTTTGGAACATCTTGTAAGCGAGGGAAGCCAGGATGTACATGTTCACAATGCACTGGGTAAAATCATCATTGATAGCAACAATAATCCGGAACATTTTCTCACTACCAACCCATACTATGATTCTCGAGTTGTGGGCAAATATTGTGAGAAACGTGATCCCACCTTAGCAGTTGTAGCTTATAGGCGTGGACAATGTGATGATGAACTTATCAATGTGACAAACAAAAATTCTTTGTTTAAACTACAAGCAAGGTTTGTGGgttatatttatgtattttttgcTCTAAACAATTATCGTTGGATCCAATGGTTACCTGCTTTTGTTTGGATTACAGATATGTTGTTGAGCGGATGGATGCTGATCTTTGGGACAAAGTTCTTAACCCTGATAATGCCTACAGAAGGCAACTTATTGATCAGGTTGTATCTACAGCTCTGCCTGAAAGCAAGAGCCCTGAACAAGTATCTGCTGCTGTTAAGGCTTTCATGACGGCTGATCTACCTCATGAATTGATCGAGCTTCTTGAGAAGATTGTCCTTCAGAATTCTGCATTCAGTGGCAATTTTAATCTGCAGAATCTACTTATTTTAACAGCAATAAAGGCTGATCCATCCAGAGTTATGGATTATATTAATAGACTGGATAATTTTGATGGGCCTGCAGTGGGAGATATGGCTGTTGAGGCTCAATTATATGAGGAAGCATTTGCAATTTTCAAGAAGTTCAACTTAAATGTCCAGGCAGTCAATGTCTTGTTAGACAATATTCATAGCATTGATAGAGCTGTGGAGTTTGCTTTCCGAGTTGAAGAAGATGCTGTTTGGAGTCAAGTGGCCAAAGCTCAACTAAGGGAAGGACTAGTAAGTGATGCCATTGAGTCCTTTATACGAGCAGACGATACTACACAATTTTTGGATGTTATCCGAGCTGCTGAAGATGCCAATGTTTACCATGACCTGGTGAGATACTTGCTGATGGTTCGGCAGAAGACTAAAGAACCCAAGGTGGACAGTGAGCTCATTTATGCATATGCAAAGATTGATAGGCTCAGTGACATTGAGGAGTTCATTCTTATGCCAAATGTAGCCAATCTTCAAAATGTTGGTGACCGATTGTATGATGAAGAACTATATGAAGCTGCCAAAATCATATTTGCCTTTATATCTAACTGGGCCAAGTTAGCAGTTACACTTGTGAAGTTGAAACAGTTCCAAGGTGCAGTTGATGCAGCAAGGAAAGCTAACAGTGCAAAAACATGGAAGGAAGTTTGCTTTGCCTGTGTTGATGCAGAGGAGTTCCGTTTGGCCCAGATATGTGGGCTTAACATTATTATTCAGGtaaattgttgtttttgtttggcaattcattaagtaaatttttaaattaactggattttttcttatttagctGTCATCTGATTCCAAATTATAAAGGTTGAATAATTTGTTCTTTCAAAATGTAATGGGGAAATGGATactaaaatgtataaatatgcTGTGAACTTGTGGTGATTGGAAGGTTTTGTGAACATTACTTGAGTCTGCTGCTTGTGAGCTTATACTCTTTGCGATGCTTGTTAAGTCAATTTTGATTGTGAATTTGGTAGGTGGATGACTTGGAAGAGGTCAGTGAATATTACCAAAATAGAGGTTGCTTCAACGAACTAATATCCCTCATGGAGAGTGGTTTAGGTTTAGAACGGGCACATATGGGTATCTTCACTGAGTTGGGAGTTCTATATGCTAGATATCGTCCTGAGAAGCTTATGGAACATATCAAACTATTTGCAACCCGGCTCAACATTCCAAAGCTTATAAGAGCTTGTGACGAACAACAACATTGGAAGGAGCTGACCTATTTGTACATTCAATATGACGAGTTTGATAATGCTGCAACAACCATCATGAACCATTCACCTGAAGCATGGGACCATATGCAATTCAAAGATGTTGTCGTCAAAGTTGCTAATGTTGAGTTGTATTACAAGGCCGTTCATTTCTATTTACAAGAACATCCTGATCTTATCAATGATGTTCTGAATGTCCTTGCTCTCCGTGTTGATCATGCACGTGTTGTTGACATCATGCGAAAGGTAGCTTTAATGCTGGCAACAGTTTCATCAGTTGTTTACTCtataaccttttttttctatttcactaATGAATGTTTACTCTGTGTTGTATTTATAGGCTGGTCATCTCCGTCTTGTCAAGCCATACATGGTTGCAGTTCAGAGTAACAATGTGTCTGCTGTTAATGAAGCCCTGAATGAAATATATGTCGAGGAGGAAGACTATGATAGATTGCGCGAGTCAATTGATTTGCATGATAACTTTGACCAAATAGGCCTTGCACAAAAGGTTAGCTGCATTTATTCGGTGTTGACCATTTTCAATTCAATATTAGGAAGCTGATAGATTATCTATTATTCTGAAATACAGATTGAAAAGCATGACCTTCTTGAGATGAGGCGTGTTGCTGCTTACATTTACAAGAAGGCAGGTAGATGGAAGCAGTCCATTGCATTGTCTAAAAAGGATAACCTTTACAAAGATGCCATGGAGACAGCTTCACAATCTGGTGACCGTGAACTTGCTGAGGAGTTGCTTGTTTATTTCATTGATCAGGTaccaaattcaatttcaacGGCATATAATCCATTCTTTAGCAACATTTCGTTCAACATGTTTTATTTAAAGACTAAGATACCAAGTTATTATGCTTTCGATCTCTATATCAACACCTGCAGCACTCACCACGGCATATGCAGTTTTACAAGTTATTTGCAACTAGTACTGttactgattttttttaagcTTATATTCACAACTTATTCTGCCAGTTTGATGTTAGGAGTTTTGTTATCAACGTTCACTTTCTGGAGAGTTTTATTGTGAGTGAGGTCAATATAGTGTAAGATTTCTCTCTACATGCTTATGCAGGGAAAGAAAGAATGCTTTGCCTCGTGTCTATTTGTTTGCTATGATTTGATCCGGGCAGACATTGCTATCGAGTTGGCCTGGATGAACAACATGATTGACTTTGCCTTCCCATATCTCTTGCAGGTTTGTATTCCTTTTGTGCCTGCTTATTTATTActtaaatatatacattaaCCTATATGTCCTTTTCATCGTGTTATCTTGTGCTTTCTTTCACTGTCTTCTTTTTAATGTTGTAGTTTATCCGCGAGTACACTGGCAAAGTTGATGAACTGGTGAAGGACAAGATTGAAGCTCAGAACCAAGTGAAGGCTAAAGAGCAAGAAGAGAAGGAAGTAATTGCACAACAGGTAATTAGTTTTGCCATTTTGTTTCCTGCTTTAGTTGATATTTTCTATCTCCTTGATGATCATTTATTGAACATTCTTATTTGATTGAACTATATGAATACCCATTGCATAAAATGTTCTCTCTCGTTGCAGAATATGTATTCTCAGTTGTTGCCTCTTGCTTTGCCCGCACCACCAATGCCTGGAATAGGAGGCTTTGCCCCTCCCCCTCCAATGGGTGGATTGGGGATGCCTCCAATGCCTCCTTTCGGTATGCCACCCATGGGCAGCAGCTACTGACAGGAAAGCGGCCATGAGCTCAAATGTATACAGGGAGCAACGTAGCAGCTTGGttattttcaaacattttcttCTGGGATTTTAATGCAGTATTCTTTCCTTGCTTCTATTGGAGGAGGTTCTAGTCAAAATAATTTCGAGTTTCTGTTCGGGGGTTTGTgtcatatttttgtaatattttttatagttgaGGCATTTTTTGGGCTTCTCTTACGAGCTAGCCGAGGATTTTCTGTATGTAGCCATTTTTCTTGTATTAAATGATGGTCCAAAGCATAATACGAAATAGACCGACTTTGACTCCTAGCCCATGTTTTTCATGGATTTGTTCCACTTTTCCTTGTGATGGAAGCTACCTGATTACAGTTTGTTGGCATGCTGTTGTGTGCATCTTATCTTCTTTAAAATGCGTGTTCCGTTACCTCGATTTCTGGTTTGATCTTGGTTTTGAATTGGTACGAATTTGTTGcactgtttttatttatttttacaatatctacattactatttattgctctctttctctctttattcAGCAAGTACTTTTAGGGCATAAAATGTATAATTGCAAGTTTtcatgaataatatattttgttatgtgCATAGTATACTGATAGTTGAAATCTTGTATTATAGTTCGTTATGTGTATTATATttcgttaattttttaaatattccgCTATATGTCGTTGGTGATCCTAATGTAGGCGTCTAATCATTAGGACAGCTAAACTATTCGAATATATAAAACAATCTTCAGACAACGTAATCTAAGAACCTTAAAAAAGGAACTggagaaaattatttaaaaaatttaacgtaAGCAAAAGAGTAAAAAGATGCGTATCCTTTATATGTTAAACTCTTAAATCACAACACTTATAGTATTCTTGTaaaaggtaattttttttaaggatgTGTTGGATTGGGTTTAAagtactttttttcttcttctaacaATCCTCCAACTCAAGTTAATTATGATTGAGTTGAAAGTTGAGTAATtcaaaagaaacagaaaaggaAAATTCTTCAGTATAAAtactttacaaatattttaattgtaataataagtatatatgatgacaacaatatatatacatgtattaataatatttatatataatatcatttaataataaaattattagataaattatattttgcattatatatttattatatagttGAGTAAAGTTAGATTCTTCGAGTTTGAAATTTATGAACTAACTCAATTTTAATTAGATATACTAAATGAAGctcaatcaaatttattaacttaatctaatttaaaaatatatataattgagtTCAGTTTGTAAATTAAGCACAATATGTCTATACTCtcacttcttcttttttatcttgtGTCATGTGTAATTACATCCTAGTAAACAAACAAATGTTACTAGGTAAAAACAAGTTTTAGGATTGTTTTAGATAGATTTAAAAATAGCAAAacctaaattaattaatttttcttagtttaggcatttttttaggttttttttgtACAACCTAAACTAAATTGATATGATTGAGAGCAATTGATTAGAATCAATTGATATCCATACTAAGTAAACGTGAAATAAAAAAGGAACTTTGTTAAAGAAATTATGTCGCTGAAAGATGTAAACATTGAATTATAATTGGCTCACGTTAAATATAtagtagaaaattaaaaatatatataaattggtttccaatttattgaatttataaacacaaatttgatatttaaattaaacgCTATCAAAATTGGTTGAACTAATAATTGAATTTGATAAATTCGAGTTCAACCTTTTAATCTGTTAATGGATGACCTTACTTTTACTTtccatttataaattattatttcagaCAATACTTTACTTGGTATTTCTACAAGAAGATAGACTATCCACTATCCAACcgtataaataaattttaataatgtttttcaaaAGCAAAGATGATAGTTGTTTCAATAATTACTATAACAATgcgaaataattaaaaatttattttaataatattttttcttttattcaatactttgtttttgttcttaatGAATTGTTCAAGCCACTACTAGGAGTTTTCAATTTTTAGATATTTGTTTAATCACTAATGATAACTTTTATTAAACGTTATGActattaaaagaaacaaaaataccaCGACCATTATATAAAGACATTACttctaaaagataaattataaacaccaatttaaaaattaattaaagtataaacATTTTTAGGTTAATTCAACTCAACTATAATTACCAAGTTTTCACTTATATCTTatacttttctttttgaaaattcaGTTAACTCGGGagaatttttttgtaataaattaggAAATACTTGTTTGTGTAGAATTTAAATGTGGAGTGAAATTTGATCAAATCGTGTATAAAAAGAtgccattttcttttattcGAAAAGAAAATTACGTGTGGTCACGCGCTATGTGGCGTGTGTCAACAGCAATTTCAGTCCTGAATAAACAATCTAGTGGTAAGAGGAAGACCACTAATTGTGGCTATCCATGGTTGGAATTTGAAAGACTCTAAGAAGATGGCCATATCTTTAAACTCCATAGTCAGCTTCAGCTCAACGGTAACTGCTTCCTGTTCTCATACTTCACCCTTCACTTTTCTTTGTAGTTTTCCTGTTTTCATGGTTTTCTCATTTCAGATTCTTGCTTTTCGTTTTCAATTATCTGTGGAGTGTTTGTACACCCTTTCTGGCCTTCTGGGCatctttgaattttatttgtgaCAACGTTTTCAACATATGCGTCAAGTTCGGGGACTCGAATTACTGAAATTTTATTCGTTTAGACTTTTGAGTTAAAACATGTTTGGCACTGATGGGATCGCATTAATATGTAAAGCGCTGTGATGTCTTGAACTTTTGTTCTACTGGGGAAAATGGTAAACGGAGAAAAAATGTTAGGTGgggaaattttaattttcaatatagTATATGTAATTCAAAGAATTATAGCTGCCAAAGTAATGGATATAAGGGAACAATTCTCATAAGATTGAGTTTTGTTCAAATCCACAAATCTAAAAGTAGAGGTTCAGGAAAATTCAGAAATTTATGTTTTGGGCTGTAAGAGATCGTAGGGAATGCATACAGAAATTTAGAAGGTAGGAATTATTTGACTGGGGACTTTTATGGAGGTAAATAATAATCATGATGTTAATGTTTATAGTTATTTGTTCTATAGAATAAAAAGTTTTCGTTAGATGAACTTCTTGTGATAGCCATTGTTTCGGTACTGTACTGAAacatatacaattttatttcaagCACTTCAACTAGAGTAGTGTGATTCTCTGGTATGATTTAAGAATATCTTAACAAGAACTCTATTGTAAACAAAGATGGATCAATAACATGTAAAGAAAGCAGTACTATGCAACTAGGAATTTGCTGATGTACCAATCATATGGCAACAAAGCCCTCTGAAACAAGGGGCACCAAGGCTGGACTTGCATGCAATTCATTaacaattattttgtttatcattGATTATGCTATTTTGGAATATCGTTTTTCTGATCTCTTACAAAAGTCTTTCATTCTCCATTAGAAGTTGGAAACCAAGTATCATGATGCATCAAGATATTCTGTTGGAGCTTCTTTACCTAAGGTCACTCGATTTACACCCTTCTCGGTAGTATCTAGATCGAGAAAGCTTGtcaaagaaagaagatttgGCCACTGTCTTCCAGTTGCAGACAGTGATCAGCTTGCAGCAGACAACAATATTACTGAGGAATTTGACAATGCTGAAAATTCACCAACCAGTGATCAATTATCATCCCTGAATCCCCCAGATGAAAATTTCCAGCTGCAAGCTAAAGTTGATGCTGAGTCAGTATCTAAAACATTAGATTCTTCCAATGGTTCGATTAACCAAGAGCAAGGATCATCATCGGCAGCAGCATCTTCTAAGTCACAATCTGCAACGAAAGGAGCTTCCCTTACAGCAAGAGAGCGGTTAAAGGCGGCTCGAGCCGGCAACCGATACCCCCAATCGAAAGCATCTAAAGCAGACATGAGCAGCAGAGTGTTAGAAGCTTCAAAGCAAAGTGACAAAGGGAAGAGAAAATCTGGACTTCCAGAGGCTCCAACTAATCTGTTTGATGATAGCAAACGAGGCTTGTCAACAGGCTTCACTTTTCAGTTTCCTGGGGGTTCTGATCTCTTTCTCATTGTATTCTCTTTTGTTTTAATCAGCTCAATCATGTTTGCAACAACTTTCATTGTGTGGAAAGTTGGTGCAATCCATTTCAATGAGTACTGAGATGTCTTCTTTAAGAATTCAACATAAATGTAGTTTAGaaaagcttcagctgcttcaaaCTTCATCAACTCATGCTGTTTCTTAATCATCAGTTTTTCATTTCTTAGGTGCTCAGATCTTTTTTTCaagttaattgtttttataatcattattgttttataagCTGGTAAACATTTAATTCAGGGTGGATGtagaaaacaatatataaagcTCAACATTATACCTgccattttatcattttcttggtattttttattaattctgttctttcttttcaattctCATAGTATAGTATTGTTGTACTGAAAGATAAAAAGTGGCCTgcttttacttttgttttggttttatcAAAAAAACCTTTCAGTAATTAATTTATGCAATACAATAAAGTGTTGTTGCACAAAAAAGTCATTATCGACAAAATGTTTATTGTCATATAGCCATGACAAACacattattatgattatttgtaTGTGTCACTTATATAAAAGGTAATTATCTTATCTACAATAAAATGTTACTGTTTAGATTTAATTATACTCAGTGAATGATTTTAATTCCTTCTacaatcattttattttcaaatttaatcatttcatttgttaatttctataatttaattCTTCCATTATTTCACTTTACTTAAAATGATgcattttt
This sequence is a window from Vigna angularis cultivar LongXiaoDou No.4 chromosome 2, ASM1680809v1, whole genome shotgun sequence. Protein-coding genes within it:
- the LOC108328915 gene encoding clathrin heavy chain 1, with product MAAANAPIAMKEALTLPSIGINPQFITFTHVTMESDKYICVRETAPQNSVVIVDMNMPNQPLRRPITADSALMNPNSRILALKAQLQGTTQDHLQIFNIEMKAKMKSYQMPEQVVFWKWITPKLLGLVTQTSVYHWSIEGDSEPVKMFERTANLANNQIINYRCDPSEKWLVLIGIAPGSPERQQLVKGNMQLFSVDQQRSQALEAHAASFAQFKVPGNENPSVLISFATKTLNAGQIISKLHVIELGAQPGKPSFTKKQADLFFPPDFADDFPVAMQISHKYSLIYVITKLGLLFVYDLETATAVYRNRISPDPIFLTSEATSVGGFYAINRRGQVLLATVNEQTIVNFVSGQLNNLELAVNLAKRGNLPGAEKLVVERFHELFAQTKYKEAAELAAESPQGILRTPDTVAKFQSVPVQAGQTPPLLQYFGTLLTRGKLNAFESLELSRLVVNQNKKNLLENWLAEDKLECSEELGDLVKTVDNDLALKIYIKARATPKVVAAFAERREFDKILIYSKQVGYTPDYLFLLQTILRSDPQGAVNFALMMSQMEGGCPVDYNTITDLFLQRNLIREATAFLLDVLKPNLPEHGFLQTKVLEINLVTFPNVADAILANGMFSHYDRPRIAQLCEKAALYVRALQHYTELSDIKRVIVNTHAIEPQSLVEFFGTLSREWALECMKDLLLVNLRGNLQIIVQVAKEYCEQLGIDACIKIFEQFRSYEGLYFFLGSYLSSSEDPDIHFKYIEAAAKTGQIKEVERVTRESSFYDAEKTKNFLMEAKLPDARPLINVCDRFGFVPDLTHYLYTSNMLRYIEGYVQKVNPGNAPLVVGQLLDDECPEDFIKGLILSVRSLLPVEPLVEECEKRNRLRLLTQFLEHLVSEGSQDVHVHNALGKIIIDSNNNPEHFLTTNPYYDSRVVGKYCEKRDPTLAVVAYRRGQCDDELINVTNKNSLFKLQARYVVERMDADLWDKVLNPDNAYRRQLIDQVVSTALPESKSPEQVSAAVKAFMTADLPHELIELLEKIVLQNSAFSGNFNLQNLLILTAIKADPSRVMDYINRLDNFDGPAVGDMAVEAQLYEEAFAIFKKFNLNVQAVNVLLDNIHSIDRAVEFAFRVEEDAVWSQVAKAQLREGLVSDAIESFIRADDTTQFLDVIRAAEDANVYHDLVRYLLMVRQKTKEPKVDSELIYAYAKIDRLSDIEEFILMPNVANLQNVGDRLYDEELYEAAKIIFAFISNWAKLAVTLVKLKQFQGAVDAARKANSAKTWKEVCFACVDAEEFRLAQICGLNIIIQVDDLEEVSEYYQNRGCFNELISLMESGLGLERAHMGIFTELGVLYARYRPEKLMEHIKLFATRLNIPKLIRACDEQQHWKELTYLYIQYDEFDNAATTIMNHSPEAWDHMQFKDVVVKVANVELYYKAVHFYLQEHPDLINDVLNVLALRVDHARVVDIMRKAGHLRLVKPYMVAVQSNNVSAVNEALNEIYVEEEDYDRLRESIDLHDNFDQIGLAQKIEKHDLLEMRRVAAYIYKKAGRWKQSIALSKKDNLYKDAMETASQSGDRELAEELLVYFIDQGKKECFASCLFVCYDLIRADIAIELAWMNNMIDFAFPYLLQFIREYTGKVDELVKDKIEAQNQVKAKEQEEKEVIAQQNMYSQLLPLALPAPPMPGIGGFAPPPPMGGLGMPPMPPFGMPPMGSSY
- the LOC108327873 gene encoding uncharacterized protein LOC108327873 isoform X2, whose amino-acid sequence is MAISLNSIVSFSSTLETKYHDASRYSVGASLPKVTRFTPFSVVSRSRKLVKERRFGHCLPVADSDQLAADNNITEEFDNAENSPTSDQLSSLNPPDENFQLQAKVDAESVSKTLDSSNGSINQEQGSSSAAASSKSQSATKGASLTARERLKAARAGNRYPQSKASKADMSSRVLEASKQSDKGKRKSGLPEAPTNLFDDSKRGLSTGFTFQFPGGSDLFLIVFSFVLISSIMFATTFIVWKVGAIHFNEY
- the LOC108327873 gene encoding uncharacterized protein LOC108327873 isoform X1 gives rise to the protein MAISLNSIVSFSSTKLETKYHDASRYSVGASLPKVTRFTPFSVVSRSRKLVKERRFGHCLPVADSDQLAADNNITEEFDNAENSPTSDQLSSLNPPDENFQLQAKVDAESVSKTLDSSNGSINQEQGSSSAAASSKSQSATKGASLTARERLKAARAGNRYPQSKASKADMSSRVLEASKQSDKGKRKSGLPEAPTNLFDDSKRGLSTGFTFQFPGGSDLFLIVFSFVLISSIMFATTFIVWKVGAIHFNEY